TCTTGGTGGGTTGACAAGCACCAATGTCAGCCGATATCGTGAAATACATACCCGGGTAAGACCGCAAAACAGTAATATGCAAACTAAGCAAAAGGTCACTTTGTATTTGTCGCCGGAACTTCATAGGAAACTAAAAATTCGTTCAGCCGTTGACTCAGAACCAATGTCAGAGCTAGCAGAACGCGCTCTAGTTTTCTATCTGGCACATTCAGAATTAGTAGATGAAGCTTCTTATGGAAGAACCCATAGAGTTTATTCCTGCCCAAGCTGTGAAAGTTCGCTAGTTATTCGTGATGGAGAATTGGCAACACTTGGTAAGCAGCCAGGATTAATTGGTCAAGAACGGATCTCCATTGAAGAAATGGCAGAAACGAATCAAAAAGGTGAGGAAGAGTTGGTTCCTTGTTAGGCGGGAATTATGAATAGTAGAGATATTTTTCATAATTCTCTCCCCCCTTATTTAAATTGGCGATGTCTGTACTGTCTGTAAAGGTCTCGAGTAGGTCGAAGTATGAAAGAAGAGCTCAATATACTCATTCAAGCTCAATACCCTCTAATCTACCTTGTGACCTCCGAGGAAGAGCGGGCTGAGCAAGCGATTTCTAGTATTGCTCAATCATCAAAGCCGCAACGAAAGGTCTATGTTTGGACAGTGACTCATGGCATCGTAGAGTACGGTCAGCCCCGAAATGTCACCCAACACAATACGGTTTCTCCAGAAGCAGCGATTGAATGGATTATTCGGCAGAAAGAACCTAGTATATTTATTCTTAAAGATTTACACCCATTTATAGATGCACCTGCGACCACAAGATCTCTACGTGATGCGATCGCGAGTTTCAAGGGTACGCAGAAAAATATTATTTTAATGTCCCCAATGCAGCAAGTTCCCATTGAGTTAGAGAAGGAAGTTGTTGTTCTTGACTTCCCACTACCAGATATGGGAGACTTAAATAAAGTACTAACCAATCATCTAGACCAAAACCGTGGACGACGGTTGACCACTGAAGCAAGGGAAAAGCTTCTCAGAGCAGCTTTGGGTTTAACAAAAGATGAAGCTGAGAAAGTATACCGTAAGGCGCAAGTAACATCAGGGCGTCTGACAGAGGAAGAAGTGGATATAGTTTTATCTGAGAAAAAGCAACTCATTCGCAGGAATGGTATACTTGAGTACATAGAAGAAGATGAAACTATAGATGGTGTCGGTGGTTTGGAAGAGCTAAAAAAATGGCTCAAGCAACGTTCCAACGCTTTTACAGAAAGAGCGCGGGAGTACGGTTTGCCTCAACCCAAGGGAATGTTAATTTTAGGGGTTCCTGGTTGTGGTAAGTCATTGATTGCAAAAACTACCTCTCGGCTTTGGGGTTTACCTTTGTTACGGTTGGATATGGGACGGGTCTATGATGGTTCCATGGTAGGGCGTTCGGAAGCCAACTTGCGTAACGCGTTGAGAACGGCTGAGTCAATTTCCCCAGTTATCTTGTTTATTGACGAACTAGACAAGTCTTTTGCTGGAAGTGCAGGGTCTTCTGATTCTGATGGTGGTACTTCTAGCCGGATATTTGGTTCTTTCCTCACTTGGATGCAGGAGAAGAAGTCACCAGTGTTTGTGATGGCGACAGCTAACAGAGTTGAGCGTTTACCTGGTGAATTTTTGAGGAAGGGTCGCTTTGATGAGATTTTCTTTGTTGATTTGCCCACAAGTGAAGAGCGTCAGGATATTTTCAAGATTCACTTGAACAAGCGCCGGAATGACATCGCTCGGTTTGACCTCGAACAACTTGCCAAGATGTCTGATGGCTTCTCTGGGGCGGAAATTGAACAGGCGATCGTTGCGGCAATGTACGAAGCTTTTGCCCAAGATCGAGAGTTCACTCAACTAGATATTATTGCTGCACTGAAGGCAACATTGCCGCTGTCTCGAACGATGCAAGAACAGGTAACAGCCCTAAGAGATTGGGCTAGACAGCGAGCTAGACCTGCTGCAGCCTCCGTTGCTGAATACCAGCGAATGGAGTTCTAAAAGCTTTCTCCTGCTACCACAGGGGGAAAGGCTAGCAACAAATGCTAGCAGTTTAAAAAAAAGGCAGTGCCTGAAGCGGGATTTTCCCCGTTATAGCAACTGCCACCCGCGTTCTGCCAAACGCGGCTTTGTAAAGAGCAAATCGTTGTCTTTTCTCTACTTTCTCATTGGAGGAAACCCAAATGTCTCACTTTAGCACTCTGCGTACCAAAATCACTGATGCTGAAATCCTCAAGGCTTCCCTGCGTGACCTCGGCATCTCCGTGAAGAATGAAGCAGATGTTCGTGGTTACAACGGTCAGCGTGTTCGTGCTGACTTAGTAGCTGTTCTCGAAGGCGAATATGACCTCGGTTGGTCTCGCAACAGCGACGGTTCCTTTGACCTAATCGCAGACCTGTGGGGTGTTGCGAAGAAGCACAACCAAACCGAACTCATCAACTCTATCAACCAGAAGTATGCTGTTAACAAGACTCTGGCTGAAGTGAAGCAGCGCGGTTTGCAAAATGCCAACGTTAAGCTGGTATTGCAATAGCCATTACTCTGCGCGTTCCCAAAACTGCACGGGTTAACCAGGTTCCTTAGAAGGTTAGCCCGCTTTTTTTACCGGGCTGGAAATGAATTCCAGTCCGCTAATTTTTTTCTGGGGCTTATGACCTTAAATTACCCTCTCTGAAATTAAACATAACAGAATTTTGGATCTTTTCACAAATTTTATAAATCGAGATTTTATTTTTTTTAAGTTTTGTATCTATAATTATACGGAATAATGACTAGTGACCAGTGACCGGTGACCAGTGACCAAATTAATCATTTCCATGCGAAACTGTTTGATTAATTGCTTTGAAGCATAAAAATGTCTGTAGTTTCTTGTACCACTATTACTGTCCCCGCAACGACTGCTAACTTGGGACCTGGTTTTGATTGCA
This genomic interval from Scytonema hofmannii PCC 7110 contains the following:
- a CDS encoding AAA family ATPase, producing the protein MKEELNILIQAQYPLIYLVTSEEERAEQAISSIAQSSKPQRKVYVWTVTHGIVEYGQPRNVTQHNTVSPEAAIEWIIRQKEPSIFILKDLHPFIDAPATTRSLRDAIASFKGTQKNIILMSPMQQVPIELEKEVVVLDFPLPDMGDLNKVLTNHLDQNRGRRLTTEAREKLLRAALGLTKDEAEKVYRKAQVTSGRLTEEEVDIVLSEKKQLIRRNGILEYIEEDETIDGVGGLEELKKWLKQRSNAFTERAREYGLPQPKGMLILGVPGCGKSLIAKTTSRLWGLPLLRLDMGRVYDGSMVGRSEANLRNALRTAESISPVILFIDELDKSFAGSAGSSDSDGGTSSRIFGSFLTWMQEKKSPVFVMATANRVERLPGEFLRKGRFDEIFFVDLPTSEERQDIFKIHLNKRRNDIARFDLEQLAKMSDGFSGAEIEQAIVAAMYEAFAQDREFTQLDIIAALKATLPLSRTMQEQVTALRDWARQRARPAAASVAEYQRMEF
- a CDS encoding DUF1257 domain-containing protein, with the protein product MSHFSTLRTKITDAEILKASLRDLGISVKNEADVRGYNGQRVRADLVAVLEGEYDLGWSRNSDGSFDLIADLWGVAKKHNQTELINSINQKYAVNKTLAEVKQRGLQNANVKLVLQ